One Nocardia iowensis DNA window includes the following coding sequences:
- a CDS encoding phage gene 29 protein family protein has protein sequence MSIGIPSQDNCDADSPEEHALWALIHLPNVGGAPMVTHPDILRGWSKHLYELGFRHHPELQVKKFQKPAAGPQSQWNASTAWVPIDAPAPDTRVIPDIGSLTAAENAAMIAQYRAAGMIPDPTPDRDHAIELK, from the coding sequence GTGAGCATCGGCATTCCGAGCCAAGACAACTGTGATGCGGATAGCCCGGAAGAACATGCACTCTGGGCTCTGATCCATCTTCCGAACGTCGGCGGTGCGCCGATGGTGACCCACCCGGACATCCTGCGGGGATGGTCGAAACATCTGTACGAACTCGGGTTTCGGCATCATCCGGAACTCCAGGTGAAGAAGTTCCAGAAGCCTGCGGCCGGTCCGCAGTCGCAGTGGAATGCGTCGACGGCCTGGGTGCCGATCGACGCACCCGCACCCGATACCCGGGTTATCCCCGATATCGGGTCACTGACTGCCGCTGAGAATGCGGCGATGATCGCCCAGTACCGGGCGGCTGGAATGATCCCGGACCCAACTCCGGACCGGGATCACGCTATCGAATTGAAGTGA